The Methanooceanicella nereidis genome window below encodes:
- a CDS encoding PAS domain S-box protein: MALLILISLLTVLVLGGIWLYQSQKNIKNNVELSSLQDARFVANYVYMYTENISTTVDVVSTDYETVKGVREKNISILERIAENLYMNVPQVRFIQIVDVDGNIIYTTKPADIKNLNVYDWFKDTENKNVSIVTGLYYSYVEDDYVFAIASPVKEKDDILGHMVVTVLPAMLQDSIQSQKIDPKSNLFLVDNNGRIISHDNKTYVETHADFSPYLPVQNVLRGEEGVIETSNTFDEQLRIVAYSPVPENFWGILISTPVYIAYEQLTKELELIFKVLLLFIAGILLFGYQFSKYLTDPIISLSDTMRKSPKTNYTVKTDISRDDEIGDLANTFNNMISEIKTREERLRVLASIVESSDDAIISEDMDGIVTSWNRGAEKIYGFRADEIIGNSIFMIIPPGLKDETAKILETIKNGGHIEHYETVRKRKDGKELFVSLTISPIMDSDGNIIGASAIARDITESKRAEESIRKARDELEIRVQERTSELKIANEELKEAKAQAELYLDLMCHDINNMNQIGMGFIELALNTLHLDDYGKELISKPLVALESSRDLINNVKKLRQVKDKSVRFHPIEVCQMMEEIVPRYSEIINRDITIDKKCPSVCYVNANDLLYDVFSNVLGNSIKHSKGGLIIRIVIDQITMEEKEFCMVSIEDNGPGIPDELKDKLFTLYPKGKPRVSGKGLGIYLIKTLVDDFGGKISIEDRVPGDHTKGVRFIIFIPSIKIE, translated from the coding sequence ATGGCACTACTTATTCTCATATCTCTTCTCACGGTCTTAGTGCTTGGCGGTATCTGGCTCTATCAATCGCAAAAGAACATAAAGAATAATGTAGAGTTATCCAGCCTTCAGGATGCCCGGTTTGTCGCAAATTATGTTTACATGTACACGGAAAACATCAGTACTACCGTAGATGTAGTATCTACTGACTATGAAACTGTAAAAGGCGTCCGCGAAAAAAATATTTCAATTTTGGAGAGGATCGCTGAAAACCTGTATATGAACGTGCCTCAGGTCCGGTTTATCCAGATAGTTGACGTTGACGGCAATATAATTTACACGACAAAACCCGCCGATATTAAGAATTTAAATGTATATGACTGGTTTAAAGATACGGAGAATAAAAACGTGTCTATTGTAACAGGGCTTTATTACAGCTATGTGGAAGATGATTACGTATTCGCAATTGCATCACCTGTAAAAGAAAAAGATGATATATTGGGGCATATGGTAGTCACCGTGCTACCTGCTATGTTACAGGATAGCATTCAAAGCCAAAAGATAGACCCGAAGAGTAATCTCTTTCTTGTGGATAATAATGGCAGGATAATATCACACGATAACAAGACCTATGTGGAAACACATGCCGATTTTTCACCGTATTTACCGGTACAGAATGTATTAAGGGGTGAGGAAGGGGTTATCGAGACCAGTAATACGTTCGATGAGCAATTGCGTATCGTTGCTTATTCCCCTGTCCCCGAGAACTTTTGGGGTATACTTATTTCAACACCTGTATACATCGCTTATGAGCAATTGACAAAAGAGCTTGAACTGATATTCAAGGTCCTTTTACTGTTCATTGCCGGCATATTATTGTTCGGATATCAATTTTCGAAATATCTGACCGACCCCATAATCAGCCTGTCGGATACAATGCGAAAGTCCCCAAAGACCAACTATACTGTTAAGACCGACATCTCGCGTGATGATGAGATAGGCGACCTGGCTAACACATTCAATAATATGATATCAGAGATAAAAACAAGAGAAGAACGGCTCAGGGTACTTGCATCTATTGTGGAGTCATCGGATGACGCCATAATAAGCGAAGATATGGACGGGATAGTGACAAGCTGGAACCGCGGTGCAGAAAAGATCTATGGGTTTAGGGCGGATGAAATTATCGGGAATTCCATATTTATGATCATACCGCCGGGTCTTAAAGATGAAACCGCCAAAATACTTGAGACAATTAAAAATGGCGGGCACATAGAGCATTATGAGACTGTCAGAAAAAGAAAGGACGGTAAAGAGCTTTTCGTTTCATTGACAATATCCCCAATAATGGACTCGGACGGCAACATTATCGGCGCATCCGCTATAGCAAGGGACATCACCGAAAGCAAGCGTGCCGAGGAATCTATCCGAAAAGCGCGCGACGAGCTCGAGATCCGTGTCCAGGAACGGACATCCGAGCTTAAAATAGCTAACGAAGAGTTGAAAGAGGCTAAAGCACAGGCAGAGCTCTATCTGGACCTCATGTGCCATGACATAAACAATATGAACCAGATCGGTATGGGATTCATAGAGCTGGCATTAAACACGCTGCACCTGGACGATTATGGTAAAGAGCTGATATCCAAGCCTTTAGTCGCTCTCGAAAGCAGCAGGGACCTGATCAATAACGTGAAAAAGCTGCGGCAGGTGAAGGATAAGAGCGTAAGGTTCCATCCCATAGAGGTCTGCCAGATGATGGAGGAGATCGTACCCAGGTATTCCGAAATTATCAACAGGGACATTACGATCGACAAGAAATGCCCGAGTGTGTGCTATGTCAACGCTAACGACCTGCTATACGATGTCTTCTCGAACGTCCTAGGTAATTCGATCAAGCATAGCAAAGGCGGCCTTATCATAAGGATCGTGATCGATCAGATCACGATGGAAGAAAAGGAATTTTGCATGGTGTCTATAGAGGATAACGGTCCCGGTATACCCGATGAATTAAAGGATAAGCTATTCACACTCTATCCAAAAGGAAAACCGAGGGTGAGCGGAAAAGGGCTTGGGATATATCTGATAAAAACACTGGTGGATGACTTTGGCGGCAAAATATCGATCGAAGACCGGGTTCCCGGGGATCATACTAAAGGAGTAAGATTCATAATATTTATTCCTTCAATAAAAATAGAATAG
- the thiE gene encoding thiamine phosphate synthase codes for MIYGLYVITDERLSRGLSHVELARRAIAGGADVIQLRDKEKSGKELTGYALEISRIAKKAGVLFIVNDRLDIALISGAGGVHLGQDDIPAVLARKIAPPGFIIGVSTGTVEEAIKAEQDGADYIGVGPVYTTSSKIDAGPVCGIGLLKEIKSRVSIPVVAIGGINKNNLTETLDTGVDGVAVISAVVSQEDVEKATKELKALIQNINA; via the coding sequence ATGATATACGGCCTGTACGTGATAACGGATGAAAGATTATCAAGAGGGTTATCCCACGTAGAGCTGGCCCGCCGTGCCATAGCAGGCGGCGCAGACGTGATCCAGCTAAGAGACAAAGAAAAAAGCGGAAAAGAACTGACGGGATACGCCCTTGAGATAAGCCGCATCGCAAAAAAGGCCGGAGTGCTATTTATCGTAAATGACAGGCTGGACATAGCGTTGATCAGCGGCGCCGGCGGCGTGCACCTGGGACAGGATGACATTCCTGCGGTTTTGGCCAGGAAGATAGCACCGCCGGGATTTATCATAGGAGTGTCGACAGGCACGGTCGAAGAAGCCATAAAAGCTGAACAGGATGGCGCGGACTATATTGGCGTCGGGCCGGTGTATACGACTTCATCCAAGATCGACGCAGGCCCGGTATGCGGCATCGGGCTTTTAAAAGAGATCAAGTCCAGAGTATCCATACCTGTAGTGGCCATAGGCGGAATTAATAAGAATAATCTAACAGAGACTCTGGATACAGGAGTTGACGGCGTAGCGGTCATATCGGCCGTCGTAAGCCAGGAAGATGTTGAAAAAGCCACAAAAGAACTGAAAGCCTTAATCCAGAATATCAATGCATGA
- the thiM gene encoding hydroxyethylthiazole kinase — MNCKTFSSLLSNLREKRPLVHHITNYVTVNDCANITLCIGAAPVMAHAHEEVAEMVSMAGALVLNIGTLDKSQIESMLIAGKRANQLNIPIILDPVGAGATRLRTECANRLLHDLKISVIKGNAGEIAILAGEEGIVKGVDSHGVKGDPLSIAKSLASSLGLTVAMSGATDIVTDGKKSIFIDNGHELMGKISGTGCMAASICGAFSSVTEDSVTSTAAALTAFGIAGEKAGVNNYAPFSFKTSLFDEVYKLSPEDLEKYARVRVI, encoded by the coding sequence ATGAACTGTAAGACATTTTCCAGCCTTTTATCAAACCTGAGAGAGAAGAGGCCGCTGGTCCATCACATCACCAACTATGTGACCGTAAATGATTGCGCCAACATCACGCTTTGCATTGGAGCGGCACCGGTCATGGCACATGCCCATGAGGAAGTCGCCGAGATGGTCTCGATGGCAGGAGCTTTAGTGCTGAATATAGGTACGCTTGACAAATCTCAGATAGAGTCAATGCTCATAGCAGGAAAAAGAGCGAACCAGTTAAACATTCCGATCATACTTGATCCTGTAGGCGCAGGGGCGACCAGGTTAAGGACAGAGTGTGCTAATCGCCTTTTGCATGACCTGAAGATATCGGTCATAAAAGGGAATGCAGGGGAGATCGCGATACTCGCGGGCGAAGAAGGCATTGTAAAAGGCGTGGACTCGCATGGAGTGAAAGGCGACCCGCTAAGCATTGCAAAAAGCCTGGCGTCAAGCCTGGGCCTGACGGTTGCCATGAGCGGGGCGACTGACATCGTCACGGATGGTAAAAAATCGATATTCATCGATAACGGGCATGAGCTCATGGGAAAAATATCGGGCACGGGATGCATGGCGGCCTCGATATGCGGCGCTTTTTCATCGGTAACTGAAGATAGCGTCACATCCACAGCGGCAGCCCTGACAGCATTTGGCATCGCAGGTGAGAAAGCAGGCGTTAACAATTATGCCCCGTTCTCGTTCAAGACATCCCTTTTCGACGAGGTATATAAGCTGTCGCCGGAAGACCTGGAAAAATATGCCAGAGTGAGGGTAATATAA
- a CDS encoding glycerate kinase type-2 family protein, with the protein MMDIKNREELVRGHGRRRDALEIIESGIEAVLPGNVIKNMVSLTGNRLVIKGHNIDLSKYDNIYVAGGGKASATMAVEIENILGDRITSGLVNDRYGTRSCSNIIKVNCAGHPLPTEEGFRGVLDMIEMLSNTTERDLIIFLISGGGSSLLPYPGPGISLDDKIKMTDLLLKCGAKISEINTVRKHISMIKGGRLLRYVNGSRVLSLIVSDVVGDNVSFIASGPTAPDDTTYRDAMNIIKKHKLEELSPKSIIRHLEAGIRGDIPDTLKTGDPLFNKVTNIIISSNIVALKAASSKAKELGYNPVILGSCITGESKEVALVHAGIAEECLNSGNPVKIPSAIISGGETTVTISGSGKGGRNQEFVLGFLREYRDGITVVSMDTDGIDGDTDAAGAIADETTLDRALKEGLSISSFLSDNNSYEFFKKMDDLIFTGPTGTNVSDIRLVLVYGR; encoded by the coding sequence ATGATGGACATAAAGAACAGGGAAGAGCTTGTAAGAGGACACGGAAGAAGGCGAGATGCTCTTGAAATAATAGAATCGGGTATAGAAGCGGTCCTTCCCGGCAACGTCATAAAGAACATGGTCAGCCTTACAGGGAACAGGCTGGTCATTAAAGGACATAATATAGATCTGTCAAAATATGATAATATTTACGTCGCCGGAGGAGGAAAAGCATCTGCGACGATGGCGGTTGAGATAGAGAACATTTTGGGGGACAGGATAACTTCTGGATTGGTTAACGACAGGTATGGGACAAGATCATGCTCGAACATAATAAAGGTCAACTGCGCAGGGCATCCGCTCCCGACAGAGGAAGGCTTCCGCGGCGTACTTGACATGATCGAAATGCTATCAAACACTACCGAAAGGGATCTTATAATATTTCTCATATCGGGCGGAGGCTCCTCGCTTCTTCCTTACCCTGGTCCGGGTATCAGCCTTGACGATAAGATAAAGATGACCGACCTTCTTCTCAAGTGCGGTGCAAAGATCTCTGAAATAAACACTGTTCGTAAGCATATCTCAATGATAAAGGGAGGAAGGCTTTTAAGATACGTCAACGGCTCAAGGGTATTGAGCCTGATCGTATCTGACGTGGTAGGAGATAATGTTAGCTTTATAGCTTCCGGACCCACAGCGCCCGATGATACCACTTACAGGGATGCTATGAATATCATTAAAAAACATAAACTGGAAGAACTATCGCCAAAGAGCATAATCAGGCACCTTGAAGCGGGGATAAGAGGAGATATACCCGATACTCTAAAGACCGGGGACCCGTTATTCAACAAGGTCACTAACATCATCATCTCAAGCAACATAGTCGCCCTTAAAGCAGCTTCGTCTAAAGCTAAAGAGCTTGGATACAATCCCGTGATACTGGGATCATGCATAACAGGGGAAAGCAAAGAGGTAGCGCTCGTACATGCCGGAATAGCCGAAGAATGTTTAAACTCGGGTAATCCGGTAAAGATACCGTCGGCTATCATCTCAGGAGGGGAGACGACGGTGACCATAAGCGGAAGCGGTAAAGGGGGGAGAAACCAGGAATTTGTGCTTGGCTTTTTACGCGAGTACAGGGACGGGATCACTGTAGTGTCAATGGATACAGATGGCATTGACGGGGATACCGATGCGGCCGGAGCCATAGCCGACGAGACGACCCTTGACCGCGCCCTAAAAGAAGGATTATCCATAAGTTCTTTTTTATCCGATAACAATTCCTATGAATTTTTCAAGAAAATGGATGACCTGATATTTACAGGGCCTACCGGGACCAATGTCAGTGATATCCGGTTGGTGCTTGTATACGGTAGATAA
- a CDS encoding alkaline phosphatase family protein: MNYRVYILVFIFTIILLPAESCSLSNTVVIIIDGLGSSYIYPERTAYYADGGLIDPVELISLQNAQAKYELKAPVPKTEIGHAVLVTGYSEATSEVVSYYDATIFDAAKKNGYINIAIMEKGDSDEILGEQDIAVREKNNSVFKPLVEYVENGGNVPVELSYFMKGYPYLDNVRPGKDPYFAYVRYNSWALQFGADVVAFMNETLQDQKYLLTINAGGLDSAGHSLGSDGYRAVISGMDIDIQRLVDICKKTDTILIITGDHGMSFKHESSKGSHSSFEVCSRDESVLVPFIVCSGGASPCIGNKPYGQECFAPAILSLMGCPDTLSLSDGEKIPVLKSPSIFINSRRPVEITVTGQDYSNTAIVEGIHRFGPLEKGIYTIRYGDGPIVIDLASDELIDLDKVNTAEYIESPLPDYLIPAIFSGIGIFIALLVIRKRK; the protein is encoded by the coding sequence ATGAATTATCGGGTATATATTCTAGTATTTATTTTTACCATCATTCTGCTACCAGCAGAAAGCTGCTCCCTTAGCAATACTGTTGTGATCATCATAGACGGGCTGGGGTCTTCATACATTTACCCTGAAAGAACGGCCTATTATGCCGATGGCGGACTTATTGACCCTGTCGAGCTTATATCTCTTCAAAATGCTCAGGCAAAGTATGAGCTAAAAGCGCCGGTCCCGAAGACCGAGATCGGCCATGCCGTGCTTGTGACCGGATATTCCGAAGCTACGTCTGAAGTAGTATCATATTATGACGCTACGATATTTGATGCGGCCAAAAAGAACGGATATATCAATATCGCTATAATGGAAAAAGGTGATAGCGACGAGATACTGGGCGAGCAGGATATTGCGGTCAGGGAAAAGAATAACTCTGTATTTAAGCCGCTTGTCGAATATGTTGAAAACGGCGGTAATGTTCCCGTTGAGTTATCCTATTTTATGAAAGGGTATCCGTATCTCGATAACGTCAGGCCAGGAAAGGACCCGTATTTTGCCTATGTTAGATATAATTCCTGGGCATTACAATTCGGAGCCGATGTTGTGGCATTTATGAATGAGACGCTTCAAGACCAAAAGTATCTTCTTACGATCAATGCAGGCGGACTTGATTCAGCAGGACACAGCCTGGGATCCGACGGGTATCGTGCTGTCATCAGCGGCATGGACATTGATATTCAGCGTCTTGTCGATATTTGTAAAAAGACAGATACCATACTTATCATAACCGGGGATCATGGTATGAGCTTTAAGCACGAAAGCTCAAAGGGGTCACATTCCTCGTTCGAAGTATGCTCAAGGGATGAAAGCGTTCTCGTCCCGTTCATTGTTTGTTCCGGCGGGGCATCGCCATGTATTGGGAATAAGCCTTACGGACAGGAATGCTTTGCACCTGCGATATTATCGCTGATGGGATGTCCGGATACCTTAAGCTTAAGTGATGGTGAAAAAATACCAGTCCTAAAAAGTCCTTCCATTTTTATCAATTCAAGGAGACCGGTTGAAATTACGGTCACGGGTCAGGATTATAGTAACACGGCTATTGTAGAGGGCATACATCGATTCGGCCCTCTCGAAAAAGGGATCTATACTATCCGGTATGGCGATGGACCGATCGTCATTGACCTGGCAAGCGATGAGCTTATCGATCTCGACAAGGTAAATACGGCTGAATACATTGAATCTCCATTGCCGGATTATCTGATACCTGCGATATTTTCCGGGATAGGTATCTTTATCGCCTTATTGGTGATACGTAAAAGGAAATGA
- a CDS encoding 2-amino-3,7-dideoxy-D-threo-hept-6-ulosonate synthase produces MDGKTVRMNRILRSGKAVIVPMDHGVSEGPIAGIIDMNRAVSLVERGGASAVLVHKGIIRSLKTPPSCGMIMHISAGTKYAEDKNKKVIVSCVDQAVRLGADALSVHVNIGGSASEPDMMEELGKIADDCDATGMPLLVMAYARGKNVTSSPLEIAHAARVAGELGADIVKCPYTGDIKSMKLVVDSCPVPVVIAGGPKCEDDIDVLRMVDDAMTAGAIGISLGRNIFQHETPDLMTAALRSLIVDGVSVEDASEILKENLIGPVLSMHRAEIEALR; encoded by the coding sequence ATGGATGGTAAGACAGTAAGAATGAACAGAATATTGCGATCGGGTAAAGCCGTCATCGTCCCTATGGACCATGGCGTAAGCGAAGGCCCTATCGCAGGCATAATTGATATGAATAGAGCGGTATCCCTGGTGGAAAGGGGTGGCGCGAGTGCTGTGCTGGTACATAAAGGCATAATAAGGTCCCTTAAGACACCGCCTTCGTGCGGCATGATAATGCATATATCGGCGGGCACAAAATATGCCGAGGATAAAAATAAAAAAGTGATAGTATCGTGCGTGGACCAGGCCGTGAGGCTGGGAGCCGATGCGCTTTCGGTGCATGTCAATATAGGCGGGTCCGCCTCCGAGCCGGATATGATGGAAGAGCTGGGAAAGATCGCGGATGATTGCGACGCGACAGGTATGCCTCTGCTGGTAATGGCTTATGCCAGGGGGAAAAACGTAACGTCGTCACCGCTCGAAATAGCACATGCGGCAAGGGTAGCGGGAGAGCTTGGAGCGGATATCGTTAAGTGCCCGTACACGGGAGACATCAAGTCCATGAAGCTGGTTGTGGATTCATGCCCGGTCCCCGTGGTGATAGCTGGCGGGCCTAAGTGTGAGGACGACATCGACGTATTACGTATGGTAGATGATGCCATGACGGCGGGAGCTATCGGCATATCGCTGGGAAGGAATATTTTCCAGCATGAGACACCGGACCTTATGACAGCGGCGTTAAGGTCTTTGATCGTTGACGGAGTGTCTGTCGAAGATGCATCCGAGATACTAAAAGAAAATTTGATAGGCCCGGTCTTGAGCATGCACAGGGCAGAAATTGAGGCGTTAAGATGA
- a CDS encoding rhodanese-like domain-containing protein — protein sequence MIFERIKSEGLAHNSYFISSGNEAAVIDPRRDIDIYTDIARRNCTSIKYIFETHRNEDYVIGSTELKAVTGAAICHGKGLDFKYGDISVKEGDTFEVGSLMFRSLETPGHTPESITYVLYEKSAPNYPFMAFTGDVLFIGSVGRTDLWKDKETASGILYDSIMNKVLPLGDSVIVCPAHGAGSVCGPGISSREQSTVGYEKATNPYLKLSREEFVAKKVAEPLDVPYYFKRMEAYNKDGPPVTGGPPACAPMGPEEFKSLSSEGIIIDTRMPHDYAAHIAGSYNIWLKGMALFPGWIVDHVKPIYLVTGRDDDVFEAVKYLYRIGLENVKGYLCGGFTEWVEKGYDIEYVGLLSVDSLAVMLGKGDVGLLDVRSDIEWNTGHIREARHIFVGELESRIGEVPKEKPIACLCSTGRRASLGSSILKRSGIGSVYTVLGSMKAWMNKDYPVVNEKLMERKGK from the coding sequence ATGATCTTTGAGAGGATAAAGTCCGAAGGTCTCGCCCACAACTCTTATTTCATCAGTTCAGGCAATGAGGCGGCAGTGATCGACCCCCGGCGTGATATTGACATTTACACGGATATTGCCCGTCGAAATTGTACTTCTATTAAATATATTTTCGAAACACATCGTAACGAGGACTATGTGATCGGCTCCACAGAGCTTAAAGCGGTGACGGGAGCAGCTATTTGCCACGGTAAAGGTCTTGATTTCAAATATGGTGACATATCGGTCAAAGAAGGAGATACTTTTGAGGTCGGAAGCTTAATGTTCAGATCCCTGGAAACACCAGGGCATACCCCCGAAAGCATAACCTATGTCCTTTATGAAAAGAGCGCTCCGAACTATCCGTTCATGGCCTTTACGGGTGACGTATTGTTTATCGGTAGTGTCGGAAGGACCGATCTCTGGAAGGATAAAGAGACCGCGTCCGGCATATTATATGATAGCATCATGAATAAGGTCCTACCGCTCGGGGACAGTGTCATAGTATGCCCTGCTCACGGGGCCGGATCAGTGTGCGGGCCGGGAATAAGCTCCCGCGAGCAAAGCACTGTCGGCTATGAAAAAGCTACTAACCCGTACCTGAAACTGAGCCGTGAGGAGTTCGTGGCAAAAAAGGTCGCAGAGCCTCTTGACGTGCCATATTACTTCAAGCGTATGGAGGCCTATAATAAAGACGGGCCTCCCGTAACAGGAGGGCCGCCTGCATGCGCCCCGATGGGCCCGGAAGAATTTAAGAGTCTATCTTCCGAAGGCATTATCATCGATACGCGAATGCCGCATGACTATGCCGCCCATATAGCCGGATCCTATAATATATGGCTTAAAGGCATGGCTTTATTCCCCGGCTGGATCGTCGATCATGTTAAGCCGATTTATCTCGTGACCGGGAGAGACGATGACGTTTTTGAGGCTGTTAAATATCTTTACAGGATAGGGCTCGAAAATGTAAAAGGATACCTGTGCGGCGGATTTACTGAATGGGTCGAAAAAGGCTATGATATTGAGTATGTGGGACTATTATCGGTCGACTCGCTGGCCGTGATGCTGGGCAAAGGAGATGTCGGGCTGCTAGATGTCCGTAGCGATATAGAATGGAATACAGGGCATATTAGGGAAGCCAGGCATATCTTCGTGGGAGAACTTGAGAGCAGGATCGGAGAAGTGCCTAAAGAAAAGCCGATAGCCTGTCTTTGCAGCACCGGCAGGCGTGCAAGCCTCGGCTCCAGTATCCTGAAAAGATCTGGCATCGGATCCGTCTATACGGTACTTGGCAGCATGAAGGCGTGGATGAATAAAGACTACCCTGTTGTCAACGAAAAACTAATGGAAAGAAAAGGCAAATGA
- a CDS encoding phosphoribosyl-ATP diphosphatase has translation MSDVLDEVYSVIYDRKVNPKEGSYVSSIYNHRKGLDKVLEKIGEEATEVIIAAKNGKEEEIVSECADLIFHTMILLASKDIPLAKIREEFERRKK, from the coding sequence ATGTCCGATGTCCTTGATGAAGTATACTCCGTGATATATGACCGTAAGGTGAACCCGAAGGAAGGCTCATACGTATCGTCTATATACAACCACAGGAAAGGCCTGGATAAGGTGCTTGAAAAGATAGGGGAAGAGGCGACGGAAGTCATCATAGCTGCCAAGAACGGCAAAGAGGAAGAGATAGTGAGCGAATGCGCGGACCTTATATTCCATACTATGATACTGTTAGCTTCAAAGGATATTCCTCTGGCGAAGATACGCGAAGAGTTTGAAAGGAGAAAAAAATAA
- a CDS encoding CBS domain-containing ParB/RepB/Spo0J family partition protein: protein MTDKLRVGDYMTGKVITVSPDDTVMDVIKLTRETGHDGFPVTRDGKVEGYISSLDMLLCESDELIKNVMSKNLIVAHPSMEINEVARVIFRLGVSKLPVVDDSGVLVGIITNSDVIRSQIERADPQKVWKLKKTLETLHNISITVTRGEVDINDLKPTQSKVFADELEGRIYELKKGLAEPIIVIRKPSNVLILADGHHRVVAAKRIGVKKIDAYILELSKEIPLGMERSARDAGLKTLDDIEILDYAKHPLIEITERLMMRESKGSLEEIEKKSVESG from the coding sequence ATGACTGATAAACTCAGAGTAGGCGACTATATGACCGGCAAGGTCATCACCGTCTCCCCTGATGACACGGTAATGGACGTCATAAAACTGACAAGAGAGACGGGCCATGACGGTTTTCCAGTTACAAGGGACGGAAAGGTCGAAGGATACATCTCTTCTCTGGACATGCTTCTTTGTGAGTCGGATGAGCTCATAAAGAACGTAATGAGCAAAAATCTAATTGTAGCGCATCCCAGCATGGAGATCAACGAAGTGGCCAGGGTCATATTCAGGCTTGGTGTAAGTAAATTACCTGTCGTAGACGACTCGGGGGTGCTAGTAGGGATCATAACCAACTCGGACGTCATACGCTCACAGATCGAGAGGGCGGACCCGCAGAAGGTCTGGAAGCTTAAAAAGACGCTGGAGACACTGCATAATATAAGTATCACCGTAACTCGCGGAGAGGTCGACATCAACGATCTCAAGCCGACACAATCCAAAGTCTTCGCAGATGAGCTTGAAGGAAGGATATACGAGCTTAAGAAGGGACTTGCAGAGCCTATAATTGTCATACGGAAGCCAAGTAACGTTTTGATACTGGCCGACGGGCATCACAGGGTCGTCGCTGCAAAGCGGATAGGCGTAAAAAAGATCGACGCTTATATACTTGAGCTTTCGAAAGAGATACCTTTAGGCATGGAAAGGTCTGCCAGGGACGCAGGATTAAAGACTCTGGACGATATAGAGATACTTGACTATGCGAAGCATCCGCTCATCGAGATAACGGAAAGGCTCATGATGAGAGAGAGTAAAGGGTCATTAGAGGAAATAGAAAAGAAGAGCGTGGAAAGTGGATAA
- a CDS encoding YhbY family RNA-binding protein yields the protein MLDKKRVLEMRGQAANIEPVTQIGKNGITPSIIEEITRQLKDNKLIKIKLLKSAVEAMPREEIAKELAEKAGAELIEVKGNTVVLFRR from the coding sequence ATGTTAGATAAAAAGAGAGTTTTGGAGATGAGGGGACAGGCAGCAAACATTGAACCTGTTACCCAGATAGGCAAAAACGGCATCACCCCCTCTATCATCGAAGAGATCACGCGTCAGCTAAAGGATAACAAGCTCATCAAGATCAAGTTGTTAAAGAGCGCGGTCGAAGCGATGCCGCGTGAGGAGATCGCAAAGGAACTGGCGGAAAAGGCCGGTGCCGAGCTTATAGAGGTAAAGGGCAACACGGTCGTGCTGTTCAGAAGATAA
- a CDS encoding cyclase family protein has translation MKIYDISVSYYNGMPVFPGDPPPDIKRILSMPDDPANVSMMCMGTHTGTHVDPPIHFIHGGYTVDDIPLDHLYGKAEVVDLTHIDKVISKDDLRDTRSKIILLKTKNSGLWKSQEFVKDYVYIDESAATWLVDNGVKTVGIDYLSIAGFESGEPVHKILLGGKVTVIEGLNLTDIEPGEYTLACLPLKIQYGDGAPARAILVKE, from the coding sequence ATGAAGATCTATGACATCTCCGTAAGCTATTATAACGGGATGCCGGTATTTCCGGGCGATCCGCCACCCGACATAAAAAGGATACTGTCGATGCCCGATGATCCGGCGAACGTATCCATGATGTGCATGGGCACCCATACCGGGACGCATGTGGACCCCCCGATACATTTTATACACGGGGGATATACAGTTGACGATATACCCCTCGACCACCTGTACGGAAAAGCCGAAGTGGTCGATCTGACACATATCGATAAAGTGATATCTAAAGATGACCTCCGTGATACGCGGTCAAAGATCATTCTCCTCAAGACAAAAAATTCCGGGCTCTGGAAGTCTCAGGAATTCGTAAAAGATTATGTCTATATCGATGAAAGCGCTGCAACATGGCTGGTCGATAATGGCGTGAAGACAGTAGGCATTGATTATCTGTCGATAGCCGGCTTTGAGTCAGGTGAGCCCGTGCATAAGATCCTGCTGGGCGGAAAAGTAACGGTGATCGAAGGATTGAACCTGACTGACATCGAGCCGGGGGAGTATACTCTCGCATGCCTGCCATTAAAGATACAGTACGGTGACGGGGCGCCTGCGAGAGCGATACTGGTAAAAGAGTGA